From the Amycolatopsis thermoflava N1165 genome, one window contains:
- a CDS encoding HAD-IIIA family hydrolase produces MTAYTVVVPTTGRDSLRALLSALGHGIGPGPAEVIVVDDRPEPGDLPLPDTNLKVRVLRSGGRGPAAARNVGWRAADTEWIAFLDDDVRTTADWPSRLVTDLESLAADVAASQGRIVVPGPTGGRRPTDLERDTAGLATAEWITADMAYRRAVLAAVGGFDERFPRAFREDADLALRVRQAGWRLEHGTRRTLHPARHGGFFASVRAQRGNADNALMRRKFGPQWRELSAAGPGRLGRHALTTVSGAAALAFAAARRNTPAAFAGLAWLGLTAEFALRRILPGPKTADELAKMAVTSVLIPPVAVGHRLAGEVRVRRPRPVAKAILFDRDDTLIHDEPYNNDPDKVRPVPGAEDVLRRLRAAGVPVGVVSNQSGVARGLITRDELAAVNARVEELLGPFGTWQVCVHADGDGCCCRKPKPGLVTRAALALGVRPEDCVVIGDIGADIEAARAAGARAVLVPTPRTRAAEIEAARRDAHVAGDLAEAVGLAMGDRKW; encoded by the coding sequence ATGACGGCCTACACCGTGGTTGTCCCGACGACCGGCCGGGACAGCCTCCGGGCTCTGCTGTCCGCGCTCGGCCACGGCATCGGGCCGGGCCCGGCGGAGGTCATCGTCGTCGACGACCGCCCCGAACCCGGCGACCTGCCCCTGCCCGACACCAACCTGAAGGTGCGCGTGCTGCGCTCCGGCGGCCGCGGCCCGGCCGCGGCGCGCAACGTGGGCTGGCGTGCCGCGGACACCGAGTGGATCGCGTTCCTCGACGACGACGTCCGCACCACCGCCGACTGGCCGTCGCGGCTGGTGACCGACCTGGAGTCGCTGGCCGCCGACGTGGCGGCCTCGCAGGGCCGGATCGTGGTGCCCGGCCCGACCGGCGGCCGCCGCCCCACCGACCTGGAACGGGACACCGCGGGGCTCGCCACCGCGGAGTGGATCACCGCGGACATGGCCTACCGGCGCGCGGTTCTCGCCGCCGTGGGCGGTTTCGACGAGCGGTTCCCGCGGGCCTTCCGCGAGGACGCCGACCTCGCGCTGCGCGTCCGGCAGGCCGGGTGGCGGCTGGAGCACGGCACCCGCCGGACACTGCACCCCGCACGGCACGGCGGTTTCTTCGCCAGCGTGCGCGCGCAGCGGGGCAACGCCGACAACGCGCTGATGCGCCGCAAATTCGGTCCACAGTGGAGGGAGCTGTCCGCCGCAGGCCCCGGCCGTCTCGGCCGCCACGCGCTCACCACCGTCAGCGGCGCGGCCGCGCTCGCGTTCGCCGCCGCCCGCCGCAACACGCCGGCCGCGTTCGCGGGCCTCGCCTGGCTGGGTCTCACCGCGGAGTTCGCGCTGCGCCGCATCCTGCCGGGGCCGAAGACGGCGGACGAGCTGGCGAAGATGGCCGTCACGAGCGTGCTGATCCCGCCCGTCGCGGTGGGCCACCGGCTCGCCGGCGAGGTGCGGGTGCGCCGTCCGCGCCCGGTCGCCAAGGCGATCCTGTTCGACCGCGACGACACCCTCATCCACGACGAGCCCTACAACAACGACCCGGACAAGGTCCGCCCCGTGCCCGGCGCCGAGGACGTGCTGCGCCGCCTGCGCGCCGCCGGCGTCCCGGTGGGCGTGGTGAGCAACCAGTCCGGTGTGGCCCGCGGGCTGATCACCCGGGACGAGCTGGCCGCGGTGAACGCCCGCGTCGAGGAGCTGCTCGGGCCGTTCGGCACCTGGCAGGTGTGCGTGCACGCCGACGGCGACGGCTGCTGCTGCCGCAAGCCCAAGCCCGGCCTGGTGACGCGCGCCGCGCTGGCACTGGGGGTGCGGCCCGAGGACTGCGTGGTCATCGGGGACATCGGCGCCGACATCGAGGCCGCCCGCGCCGCGGGCGCGCGCGCTGTCCTCGTGCCGACCCCGCGCACGCGGGCCGCGGAGATCGAAGCCGCGCGGCGGGACGCGCACGTGGCGGGTGACCTGGCCGAGGCGGTCGGGCTGGCGATGGGGGACCGGAAGTGGTGA